From the Marispirochaeta aestuarii genome, the window TACGGCAGCGGTTGTGTTTCCTCCCGAGACCTGGGAAAAAAAGATGCAGCTCGAGATAGTCGATGGCAGACAGGAGAGGGCAAGTATCCCGATTTGAATTGACGGATCAATAAACGTCCCCAGGGGAAGCAGCAGCAGCCAGGTCAGAAGGGGATAGACAAGGAAAATGAAGCCCTGAATAAAAAGGTGAAGCCGGAAATCCCTGAGATCCCGGATAATACGCTCGGTGGGAATTGAAATCCCCGAGAGAAAAAGCAGGATAAAGATCAGGAGCGGTTTGGCGGTTCCCCGGGGATTCAGTAATCCTTCTCCCCGGGGAAGGTACAGTCCAAAGGCAAAGCTTGCCAGGATGGCGGCGATAAACCAGTTTTTACGCATTACGTGTAGTGTTTTTGCTATGGCTCCGGTCATGGCCCACCTTTGTAGCCCTTCATTCAGAGCTCTGTCAATGCCGTGCCTGTTCCTCCGATCAGCAGCAGACGGACCTCCTCGGTTTCGGTGCTCAGGGATATTTCTTCGCCGCGGCTGTAACGGATAAGCTCTGAACTCCGAATTATGGAACCCGAGGAGAAGTCCCGCAGTCCGCTGCCTTCCAGACAGTAGAGGAGAACCAGGAATTTCTCGGGAATCGAGATGTTCAGCGGTGTCAGCGGCGGTATGCTCACATCAAGGAACAATACAGTACCGGATTTGGCATAGAGGGGACCCCGCAGTCCTTCATATTCTCCGGCTATTACCCGGACGATGATACCATCTTCGCCCCGGTGCATGGGTATGGTTGCGTCGCGAATCTGGCAGCTTAAAGGCGGGACCCTTTCGAGTCCGGGAGAGCCGCTTGCGCGGACATGTACGGACCAGAACTCCTGGGATGGAGGAGTGGTAGATTCAAATTCCACATCCTTTTCTCCGGCGCTGCTTATCCAGAGGCAGCTCCCCGGGGACATTGATTCCTGAATGCCGCCGCTGGTTGTAAACTTTAGAGAGCCGCACAACAGGTAGGTAACTGTTGTCTCTCCGGGCCGACGGGTAAAGGGAAGCCTTTCTCCGGGGTCTTTGAAGGGGATTCTGTAATGGTGGCACTCTTCAAGGTGAAACAGCAGTGGAGTGTTGCCGACTCCGGAGAAAAACCGGCTGTTAAATCCTGTGCCGGTCTCCTCCTTAGTCGCCGCCTGATGAGAGATTTTCCGTATTCTGCGCAGTCCGCTGATCATGATTTAAAGTGTAGCTGATCGGAGCGGGGAGTGCAAAAAAAAGAGGGACAGTATCTGTGTGTTTCAGGCAAAAAACTCCCGGTCCTGTTCTTCCCTCAGTTTCCACAATATCGCGGAATCCGGTATTTCCAGCATATCCATGGTCAGCAGTGTTCCCGGTTCAAGGTCTCTTTTAAGGGTCGTTCCATGGGCAAGGTAATAGGGGAGCTGGGTGTTCTCGCTGATGCTCTTTGCCGGAAGCAGCAGTCCTTCAAAGCCGTCTATAACGTGATGATGTCCCCGGGCTTCCAGAAATGTCCCCGCCTTAAGCGGTTTTACTGCCCGGGCTGCCAGATCGTAGCGGGGCCGGGGGCTCCTGGAACTTGTCGGCATCCCGAGAAGTCCCACGGAAAGAACGCTGAAAAGAGATTCGAACCCGAGATAGTGGGCGGGATAGTAGATCAGGGCGGACTTTCCACTTCTGCTTACGGGCACTCCCTTTTCGCGCAGGATATCCCAGGTCTCCCTGTCGTCGCATTCCACCACCACGTATACTCCGCCCTCCATGCTCTGTTCGTCGGATCGACGCAGGCAGTTGACGACATCGATGCGCATTCCTCCGGAAAGAATACCTCCCATCTCGGAAGGAGACATGATCTCGGGGATCTCCAGGGTCCTGGCAATGGGAAAATGAAACTCAGGAATATCGGGGTCAAAGTCAGGAAGATGGTTGCAGACTATTCCCATTTCCGACAGGTCCGGAAGGGCCCGCTGGCCGAAAAGGGAGAGCGCCTCGCTCCGTTTTTTCAGTGTATCCGCCGCGTTATTCTCAAGGTCCCAGAGAGAAGCAAAGTCCGGAACCGACATAGTGGTATCCAGCACTTTGACAGTTGAATCCCCGGGATTATAGATAAAGTCATACTCGCTGGATTTGCCGATGCTCAGAATCCGCAGCCCTGCGGCACGTGCCCAGGAAACAAGTCCTATGAGCAGGGCCGGCTGGTCGCCCTCGGCAAGAGAGTAGATAACACCCTGCTGCCGCGCCTTGAGGGCCAGAAGCGGGCCGGCGACGGAGTCGGATTCCTTGGTTACCATGATCACATGCCTGCGATTTTCAATGGCGGCGAGAACATGCACCGCCGAGGCTTCCGGGTTGCCCGTACCTTCGATTACGATATCGAAGGGCATGGACATGGCAAGGGGAACGTCATTGAAGATCAGGTATTTGCCTTCCCGGAAGGCCTCCAGGCCTTCTTCGGCGGAACTGCAGTGTACAATCTCAGACTCACTTACGCCGATTGACCTGTAGGCGGCCACGCATTTCTGAACCTTCCTGCCGCAGAGTATCCGGATCGATATATTCTCGTTCCTTGATCCATACAGAAAGAGGGAGTGATTAAAACCCTGAACGCCGATAACGGCAAGCTCCAGTTTCTTTTTCCTGTCCGTTGCAAACAGCAGATCATAGTTCATAAGCGAGTCTCCGGTTTAAATAAGCTACTCTGGTATTTGCAAGTATGGTGCCAAGAGCGGTTTTGGAGCCGCGAATCTCACGATTGAAATACGAGACAATTAATTTCTTGTATAACAAGGAATAGCGAGAAGATCGACAAATAACCGGAATCAACGAATATCATGGCAAGGATTACCGTTTTCATCTGAAATTGCAGGGTTGCAAAGAAACAGTTATCCGGTGCAAAGAAAAGACAGAGAGATGGGATTGCTGTTATGATAGGTGGCATGGCCAGGATATCAATAAACAGTTAATTATTGATATGTATTAGACAAACTGATCTTGACAGATGCATAAACCGGGTTTATCCTTTTTTTGTATTGATTTTGTGTATCTATCAGTGTCTTTTCTGCTATCAATACCAAAAAGAATCACGGAATATGATTCTTAACATTTAGGAGGTTTTTTATGTATCGTACCGTTGTAAAACGTATGATGGTCGTGATGGTGGTCGTATTCTTGATGATCACTCCCCTGCTTGCAGGCGGCCAGGGAGACAAGGCCGAGGGAGGGCCAACTAAACTGACACTCTGGACATCGAATGCTATCCATGGGGAGTTCTACATGGATGCGGCGAATCGATGGAATTCTGAATATCCAGATCAGCAGATCGAGCTTGAAGTAGTCACGACCCCGAATGTTGAAATGCATAATCAGTTGACATTGGCATTTCAGGCCGGGGTCGGTGCACCGGACATTGTTGATATCAATATCAACTTCTTTTCCAACTTCCTGAAAGGGGATATCCAGCTGGTTCCATTGAACGATGTGGTTGATCCTGTTCGCGATTCCTTCGTTGAGTCCCGATTTGATATTTACTCCAAAGATGGAAAAGTTTATGGACTGCCTCTGCACGTAGGCGCTACGGTCGTCTATTACAACATGGAGATGATGGACAAGGCAGGTGTTGATGTTGAAGCAATCAAAACCTGGGACGATTTTGAAGCAGCAGGACGGAAGGTGAGAGACACCCTCGGGATTCCCATGACGATCATCGAAACTGCTGATCAGCGGCCTTTCTGGCCCATGATTGTTCAGCGGGGAGGAGATTATCTTGGACCCGATGGAAGCGTGACGCTGGACAGCAAAATTAACATTGAGGTTCTTGAGCGCCTGCACAGTTGGATGTTCGAGCAGAAAATTGCAGTTGGAGCTCCCGGCGGGAAAACCTGGGCTGAAGAATTCTTTCCCTTCATGAACAACGGCGGATTTGCAGCACTTATCATGCCTACCTGGTATATGAGCCGATTTCTGGAATTTATGCCGGATATCGCCGGTAAGATTGCTGTGAGACCTATGCCTGTGTGGGAAGAAGGGGATGCGCGTTCCTGTGGTATCGGTGGTACCGGATCTTCTGTAACAACTCAGTCTAAGCACATTGAGCTGGCTAAAAAATTCAATGCCTATGCAAAACTTACTGTTGAGTCGAATAAAAAGCTGTGGGAAATCATGCGTTTTGATCCGCCCAGATGGGATGGCGTATGGGACAGTCCTGAGCTCCTTAAGCCGGACCCCTATTTCTATAATGAACCAATATTTGAAATGCTGATTGAACTTGCCGAAGCGGATCAGATTCCTTCACCGAATTCCGGGGAGCTGTTAGCTGATGCCCAGACAGTTGTACGTAACTCAGTCAGTTATTGGGTATTCGAAGATCAGAGCCGGACTCCGGAAGAGGCGCTTCGAGAAGCCGCTGCTGAATTAAGAAGAAAATAAATAAAGTCTCTTGATATTGGTATAATATATCCGCTGGTTACCTCAGGGTTTCCAGCGGATATTATCAGAGGGGTGTGCTCTGTTCTGTTTTGTAAAACCATTAATAATGGTGTTATTTAACAAGCAGGGTAACTAGTCGACTTCAGGCGACTGAGAGGTTTCAATGAAATCGCGTTCAGTGTCCAAGCTTACCGGTATTTTTTATTCTGCCCGGCTTGCACCGTATGTTTTTGTTCTTCCTTTTTTACTTGTGTTTTTTGTATTTTTTCTTTACCCGACTATTTCCAGTATTATCATGAGCCTTCATGATGTTAAAGGTTTTGGAAACTGGGAATTTATTGGACTGAAAAACTATGAAAGATTAAATAATATTCATTTTTTTAATGCTCTTCGTACAAGTTCTCTTTATACATTTTTGACAATTGTGATTCTGATTCCAGTCCCGATGATAATTGCGATATTCCTCAACTCAAAGCTTATGCTGGCCAGGAACTTCTTTCGCTCCGTTGTTTTTATGCCTGCACTCATTTCAGTTGTCGTAGCGGGAATAGCGTTCCGTCTTTTATTCGGCAATACGGAAGTTGCTCTTATCAACAGTATTCTGGCCCGCTTCGGAATTGAACCCGTGCGGTGGATGCTGAATAAATCAACAGGCATGTTCCTGATGGTAGTACTGGGAACATGGCGTTATGCTGGAGTTAACATGATTTACTTTATGTCTGGATTACAGGCAATTCCAGTCGAATTATATGAGTCCGCAAGTATTGATGGAGCAGGGGTATTCAGAAAATTTTTCGGCATAACATTACCTTTACTGAAACCTATAGCTATATATGTTCTAACCATAAGTATCTACGGTGGATACGCTATGTTTACCGAGAGTTATGTTTTCTGGAATCAATCCATGCCCGGAGATATCGGCATGACGATTGTACGATACATGTATCAGGAAGGATTACTCCAGAACAGACTTGGTGTTGGTTCGGCAGTCGGGGTTACCCTTCTGGCTATTGTATTTGTGATAAATATAATCCAGCTGCGTTTATTCGGCATGTTCCGCAAGGAGTAGGATAATGAAAACAGCTTACGTCTTGAAAAAAAAGAAACGTGTATCCCCGGGACAAATTATCGCCTTGGCTGGATTCGTTATTCTTGGTTTTATTTTAGTCTTTCCATTGTATTACCTGGTGCTTGCATCATTTCGTCAAACTCAGCTTCTGTTTCGCGAGGGTATGGCTCTGGGGATAAATCTCGAACAAATGACCCTGGAAAATTATGCATATATTTTCAGTGGTGCTTCAAAATACGCTTACTGGTATTTTAACAGTATAGCAATAACCTCGCTCTATGCATTATCCGCGTTGATAGTGTGTTCCGTGGTTGGGTACGGACTCGCGGTTTATGATTTCAAGGGAAGAAACCTTATTTTTGGACTGGTTCTGTTTGTAATGATGATACCCCTCGAGATTCTGATGCTTCCATTGTATCAAATAATTATCAAACTTAAGATGGTCAATACGTATACTGGTGTAATCCTGCCGTATGTAGCTTTTCCTCTGGGAATATTCTTTTTTCGCCAATATGCAATAAGTCTTCCTCGGGACTATCTGGATGCCGGAAGAATAGACGGCTGTACGGAATATGGCCTTTTCTTTCGTATCATGGCACCCCTCATGCTCCCTGCGTATGGAGCTATGGCGATTCTTTTAGCCAGGAAAGAGTGGAATAATTTTGTGTGGCCCCTGGTTGTATTGAGAACAAGTGACAAGTATACCCTTCCCATAGGTCTTGCAAGCCAGATAGACCCATACGGTACGGGATTTCAGGTCCTTCTTCCCGGCGCCGTCCTTGCGATATTGCCGCCTGTACTCGTATTTATTTTTGGGCAGAAATACTTCATATCAGGATTGACT encodes:
- a CDS encoding ABC transporter substrate-binding protein; this translates as MYRTVVKRMMVVMVVVFLMITPLLAGGQGDKAEGGPTKLTLWTSNAIHGEFYMDAANRWNSEYPDQQIELEVVTTPNVEMHNQLTLAFQAGVGAPDIVDININFFSNFLKGDIQLVPLNDVVDPVRDSFVESRFDIYSKDGKVYGLPLHVGATVVYYNMEMMDKAGVDVEAIKTWDDFEAAGRKVRDTLGIPMTIIETADQRPFWPMIVQRGGDYLGPDGSVTLDSKINIEVLERLHSWMFEQKIAVGAPGGKTWAEEFFPFMNNGGFAALIMPTWYMSRFLEFMPDIAGKIAVRPMPVWEEGDARSCGIGGTGSSVTTQSKHIELAKKFNAYAKLTVESNKKLWEIMRFDPPRWDGVWDSPELLKPDPYFYNEPIFEMLIELAEADQIPSPNSGELLADAQTVVRNSVSYWVFEDQSRTPEEALREAAAELRRK
- a CDS encoding carbohydrate ABC transporter permease, whose amino-acid sequence is MKSRSVSKLTGIFYSARLAPYVFVLPFLLVFFVFFLYPTISSIIMSLHDVKGFGNWEFIGLKNYERLNNIHFFNALRTSSLYTFLTIVILIPVPMIIAIFLNSKLMLARNFFRSVVFMPALISVVVAGIAFRLLFGNTEVALINSILARFGIEPVRWMLNKSTGMFLMVVLGTWRYAGVNMIYFMSGLQAIPVELYESASIDGAGVFRKFFGITLPLLKPIAIYVLTISIYGGYAMFTESYVFWNQSMPGDIGMTIVRYMYQEGLLQNRLGVGSAVGVTLLAIVFVINIIQLRLFGMFRKE
- a CDS encoding pirin family protein produces the protein MISGLRRIRKISHQAATKEETGTGFNSRFFSGVGNTPLLFHLEECHHYRIPFKDPGERLPFTRRPGETTVTYLLCGSLKFTTSGGIQESMSPGSCLWISSAGEKDVEFESTTPPSQEFWSVHVRASGSPGLERVPPLSCQIRDATIPMHRGEDGIIVRVIAGEYEGLRGPLYAKSGTVLFLDVSIPPLTPLNISIPEKFLVLLYCLEGSGLRDFSSGSIIRSSELIRYSRGEEISLSTETEEVRLLLIGGTGTALTEL
- a CDS encoding carbohydrate ABC transporter permease, which codes for MKTAYVLKKKKRVSPGQIIALAGFVILGFILVFPLYYLVLASFRQTQLLFREGMALGINLEQMTLENYAYIFSGASKYAYWYFNSIAITSLYALSALIVCSVVGYGLAVYDFKGRNLIFGLVLFVMMIPLEILMLPLYQIIIKLKMVNTYTGVILPYVAFPLGIFFFRQYAISLPRDYLDAGRIDGCTEYGLFFRIMAPLMLPAYGAMAILLARKEWNNFVWPLVVLRTSDKYTLPIGLASQIDPYGTGFQVLLPGAVLAILPPVLVFIFGQKYFISGLTVGGIKG
- a CDS encoding NAD(P)H-dependent oxidoreductase, translated to MNYDLLFATDRKKKLELAVIGVQGFNHSLFLYGSRNENISIRILCGRKVQKCVAAYRSIGVSESEIVHCSSAEEGLEAFREGKYLIFNDVPLAMSMPFDIVIEGTGNPEASAVHVLAAIENRRHVIMVTKESDSVAGPLLALKARQQGVIYSLAEGDQPALLIGLVSWARAAGLRILSIGKSSEYDFIYNPGDSTVKVLDTTMSVPDFASLWDLENNAADTLKKRSEALSLFGQRALPDLSEMGIVCNHLPDFDPDIPEFHFPIARTLEIPEIMSPSEMGGILSGGMRIDVVNCLRRSDEQSMEGGVYVVVECDDRETWDILREKGVPVSRSGKSALIYYPAHYLGFESLFSVLSVGLLGMPTSSRSPRPRYDLAARAVKPLKAGTFLEARGHHHVIDGFEGLLLPAKSISENTQLPYYLAHGTTLKRDLEPGTLLTMDMLEIPDSAILWKLREEQDREFFA